Proteins found in one Planctomicrobium piriforme genomic segment:
- the mraY gene encoding phospho-N-acetylmuramoyl-pentapeptide-transferase, with protein MIPWLLQHLIPLAEQMEQHTVGNSRVNLTARAALAAVTSFLAAVLFGPIAIRWLQGRFRERIDSASQTLNKLHANKKGTPTMGGLFIMASVVTASLIWADLSNRYVQIGLFIAVAFAALGATDDWVKLSTSKRGLSARQKFVVQWLLAFVAATWLYFEQKDKPHGLELLSPITTHAMWLGLGLIPWAAFVIVSTSNGVNLTDGLDGLATGCSVFAGTAFVALTYLAGHSSLANYLNIPFMPGSGELSIVIGSLVGAMMGFLWFNCYPAQVFMGDTGSLPIGALLALAALVTRQEVLLVIIGGVFVIETLSVILQVSCYRLTGKRLIACSPLHNHFVFRGVHEIKIVTRFWIGSAVLAILGMVTLKIQ; from the coding sequence ATGATCCCCTGGTTGCTGCAGCACCTGATTCCGCTCGCGGAGCAGATGGAACAGCACACCGTGGGCAACTCCCGCGTGAATTTGACTGCGCGGGCAGCGCTCGCTGCGGTCACTTCGTTCCTCGCGGCCGTGTTGTTCGGGCCCATCGCCATTCGCTGGCTGCAGGGGCGGTTTCGGGAACGGATCGACAGCGCCTCGCAGACGCTCAACAAGCTGCACGCCAACAAGAAGGGCACCCCGACGATGGGGGGCCTGTTCATCATGGCGTCTGTCGTCACTGCCAGCCTGATCTGGGCTGATCTTTCTAATCGCTATGTGCAGATTGGCTTGTTCATTGCCGTCGCCTTCGCGGCCCTCGGTGCGACCGATGACTGGGTCAAACTCAGCACCAGCAAACGGGGCCTTTCCGCGCGGCAGAAGTTCGTCGTGCAGTGGCTACTGGCGTTTGTGGCGGCAACCTGGCTGTATTTCGAACAGAAAGACAAGCCCCACGGGCTTGAACTCCTCTCTCCCATCACCACGCATGCGATGTGGCTGGGACTAGGCCTGATTCCCTGGGCGGCCTTCGTCATCGTATCGACTTCGAACGGCGTGAACCTCACCGACGGACTCGACGGCCTTGCCACCGGCTGCTCGGTTTTCGCCGGCACGGCGTTTGTCGCTCTGACCTATCTGGCTGGACACAGCAGTCTGGCGAACTATCTGAATATCCCCTTCATGCCTGGCTCCGGGGAACTGAGCATCGTGATCGGCTCGCTGGTCGGTGCGATGATGGGATTCCTCTGGTTCAACTGCTACCCCGCTCAAGTCTTCATGGGGGACACCGGTTCCTTGCCCATCGGCGCTTTGCTGGCCTTGGCCGCCCTGGTCACTCGTCAGGAAGTGTTGCTGGTGATTATTGGCGGCGTGTTTGTGATCGAAACGCTGAGCGTCATTTTGCAGGTGAGCTGTTATCGCCTCACCGGAAAACGACTCATCGCCTGCAGCCCGTTGCACAATCACTTCGTGTTTCGCGGCGTGCATGAAATCAAGATTGTCACCCGCTTCTGGATCGGCTCCGCCGTCCTGGCGATCCTCGGCATGGTGACGTTGAAAATTCAGTAG